A segment of the Hippopotamus amphibius kiboko isolate mHipAmp2 chromosome 8, mHipAmp2.hap2, whole genome shotgun sequence genome:
TCAGCGGCCctggtgaaaaaagaaaaagcagcaagGACAGGAAGGTGCTTTGGCAGGTCCAGCACTCAAACGTCCATCCATGCATTCAAACATCGATCAGGCATGTACTTGGCGCCAAGCTCTGCCCTAGGGGGTAGTGTCAGGGACAGGACCTACCCCAGCCTGGACCATCCAGGAAGGCTCCTGGGGAGAGTCAAAGTCCTCAGGGATGGGGAAAAATTAGCCTGGGATGCAGGGTTAGGAGGAGAGTTCCAAGCAGAAGGGGACCAGCTACAAGGtgcttgtgggaagacattctggaacctttttgaaacattgaaaatgttgaagtatgtgggccgagcgatgggattcagaatgtcctgcttgagcagtggaggagctgagggtgcggggcgtggagactaatatcaccctgtttggtcctgagggatggctggttagccaaagacgggtaagattcctcagaggaggaacaacctaagacaggcacagccgcagaggggccaacaggggtggtgcatagagccttccttatatcaccgtgtttggccctggaggatgactggttagccagagacgggtaagattcctcaagggaggaacaacctgacaggcacagtcgcagaggggccaacacgggtggggcacagacccttaatccttctgagagaggtctcctgcccccagggctgctttgctctccacgcccagctcaaacccatgccacacccagctcaaatccacaccctgctcaaatcaggacccaggaaacaaagatcattgcccccagtcatgtgaggcctttgattgtttatgggattaacctgggagtgtcagacccttaggctatgccgagaactcaataaaagcaacgtgggatcaatcagcgacgctcttgatcctagaggtcttgagtccccccggtcccatctttctcttcagtctgtgtctgtgtgttcttcaagcttgcggcacccgtcactcacctcgagtcgccgagttgatcccggcaggtGCTGTCTTGGTATTTCAAGAACACTTGCAAACAGGTTAATGCAGCTACAGGGTTGCCTGTGATGCGGCAGGGCCTGGACTGGCTGGCCAAGGTGGGCAGAGGGCTGGTCGTGCAGGGCCAAGGAGAGGAAACTTCATCCTGAAGGCCCCTGACTGTCCCAGCACCCACTGTTCCTCAGTGGGCTGCGCTCGGGATTCCTCAGGCCCCGTGGTTTCAAGAAACCTCTCAGATCCCTCCTGCCAGCCCCATCGCTGCCCCGTGAGCACTTGGTCTTAACTGTGCACATCCTCCTCGTAGACTGTCTGTGTCCTGGCCGAATCCCAGGTCAGGAAGGCGAGAGGGAACAGCACTGGGGTTTGGAAACTGGGTTTGGGTGAGGGGACTTGCTCGCCCCCACCTTCCATGCCCGATACACACACacgctccccagcccccagccacgTGGTCTCTCTCTGTAGCGCTTCTCACCACCTGACAGTATGTTACTCATTTATCTGCTATCTTTCCAATTAGAAGAGAAGCATCCTGAGAGGAGGGCCGTTGTCTGCCTGGTTTACCGCCTGTTGGGCTGCACCcgcaggcctgcaagccttgtGGTTGCCCAGTCTTGAGACCAAAGGAAAAGCCTGgacacagcaacagagacatcagtgattTATGGCACAGAGAATCGTACGCAAACGGTCCTGGAGCGACACCTCACCACGTGCGGCCAGCGGTGGGCAGGACATGGCATCTTCTCCAGCTACtcgggggaggaggaggctgcccTTTATGGGGGGAACTGCAGTCCAGTGGGCTCAGTTACCAGCGGCCAACGAAGCCCTGTGATGAAGGGGACTGGGTGGTCATGTGAGGGAAGCAGGCACTGATCAGGATGGACacagcaagagaacagccatcttgagtggcctgaccgcACACGCCGCCCCTGCAGACCCCACACGACCCTCACATTCCTGGTCCGCCCCTCTCCCCGGTATCCCTGGGGTCAGGCGGGGCTGCACGGCAACCAAACACCACACATGCAAATCCAGACACCAGCAGCCCAGCAGCACCACGCGTAAGCCAGGCGCACAGCAAGTCAACTTCTCACGGAAGCGCCGCGGAGGACCACACGGCCTCTCGCTGTGGATGCAGCCGTCAGCAATCAGCCTCGGCTCGCAGGGAGGCCACCGCTGTCGCCCAGTCGGCGAACAGGTTCCCTCCGCTCAGACTAGGGACGAGACGTAAGATGTTCAACAGACCCAAGACAGGGAAGATCGTGACCAGCAAGCGACCCACGAGCAGTGACAGCACGGAGACCACCCCACCCCGCCTGCGGTCTCTGCCCTGCCTGCAGGACCACACTGCCTGTGCACCCTCGGTCCCCACGGCTGGCGCCAAATACCAGAGAGGAAGCTTAACAACAGGCCACAGGGTTAATATAATGGTGCCTGAGAAAGGGGCCCGGGTTAATGACCTTAGCAGGCTTAGGTGGGGCCGGGGAGAAGACAGGTGAGATCTGTAAGCCCCTTTCTAACCCTACGAGGCGGCAAACGCAAACCACCAGGACTTACCTGCCAGTCCCAGGCtgtgggggtggcggggtggcGGGGGGTAGATCCCGTGTCAAGGGCAAAAGGGGGTTATTGTCCTGACAAGTGGTTGGCAACAGTCCTTGGGTCCCTCAGTGGCAACAGCTGAGCTCGGGTGGTGTTGACTAGCTGCCTCTGGGTTAACGCGGTGTGTGCTGGGATGATGCTCCTGGGGATGCTCAGTGATAGTCTCCAGGGCTCGAGTCAGCCTCCTGGTCCATACTCCGAGAATGAACTCCTCTCTCAATTATTTAAGTGGTCCCTTCATAGCCTGGCAGTGTCAGCGAGTCCAAGCTGGCTCTGCTCGCCACACGACAGGCCCATGAAccggagacaaggtgttgaggcaaggaacacGACTTTATTTGGAATGCCGGCAGACTGAGAGGACGGCAGACTCGTGTCTGTcgaaaaaccatcttgcctgagttagaattcaggcttcttttagactaaaaagggaaggggggtgttgttggttattgcagacttcctggtgccagaatcctttgttctaaCAGCTGTCCACGTAGGTCAGGTCGCAACGTTCCCATAAACGTTCAACGAGGCAAAGGTTAtgctctgttctgcaactttatagggatggaaaagtgttatacctttaaaggccAGAGGTTTGAGAATGGGTTAGCCTGTGTATTTTAGGCtgtaaagcaacattctaaaattgtagcaaaagcagcagaatacaaagGTGACTgcaaaacaaacagatctaacagGGAGTCCAATTCAACTCTTCCtgtaacagcagcagcagcagggtggCAAGGCAGGTGGAAAAGCCAACGTATGGCATTTTCATCGGCTCATTCCTGGACTTCAGGGTCCTTGGTCCCTGTCAATATCCAAGGTCCTGTAGGTCACATACAGCTGTTCCAGACCCTGCCTGGCGGTTGTGGTACTCGATAACTCGTGTCTGCCTTTCGCATCGTCTCTCGCCTGTCGTAAGGCGTTGTAGCCGGCAGGTAGCTGTGGCCCCATCCCCGTATAGCGTTGCTCTGCCCCCGCCCACGGCTGGCACCAGAAGCCCAAGGGTTCTCTTATGATTTTGCCCGTGGCCACAGGCCCCAACCCAGCCCCTCGGGGTAACTGGCCACGTCCACTTCACGGGGCAGTCCCTGAGTTCACATCCCTAAAGCCTGCGTCTGTGACTGTGGTGGGGGTAGGCCTGTCTTCCCCAGGTAACCCCCAAGCGTCCGACAGATAACCCGGGGGCCTGGGTCCCGTCTGTAGTCACCAGCCTTCCCCGGGCAGCCGGAGGAACCCCGAGCGCGGGGCTGTCGCTTTTAAACTGGAAAGAGACTGGGAGTTGAACAGGGCATCCTCAGGAACCGGAAGAGAAAGGTGGCGCCGGGGGTGGCCGGCGGCCCAGCGCCCCAGGGCCCCGCGTGCCCGCTCCCCGGCAGCTCGGCGCTCGCGGGCGCGCCCTCGGCCTCCCGGCTGCCCGGCAGCtgcggggctgcgcgcgggccTGGGAGCCTTGTAACCGCCCGGTCCTCAGCCCCAGACGGAGACACCGGCGGCCCCTGGACAGGGCACCTGACACGTCCCAAGCAAAGGGTGCTGGGGCGGCAGCCCACCCGAGCAGCGCACGCCTCTCTTCCcccgggggcggggcgagggAGGATGCCTTTATAGGGGGGACGACGTCACGTGGGCCCCTCCGTTACCGGGGAAACCAGCAGCTTGGGCACGCCCCTCCCAGCCCTCGGGTTACCACTACCACGAGGGCAGGTGTTTCCTGTTAGTGAACCAGCAGGTGGAGCCGCCCGGGGCTGAGGACTAGAACAGTCCCTGGGTGGGGCACCTGGCAGGTATGGTCACGTGAGCACCTGCAGGCGAAGCAGCGGCCGGTCGAGCAGGGAACGTAGAGAAAGCAAGTGACCAGCcaccttgagtggcctgaccacacACCATCGTATCCCCAAAGGCCAGTGTCTGACACGTCGTAGGGACTTGTTTTGGTTTCCTGGACTGCCGAAACCAAGGGCCCAAAACTAGTGGCTTGAAAGACCAGAATTTGGGGACGTAAAATGGTGCAAcctttatggaaaacaatatggagtttcctgaaaaaaattaagcatcgaattcccatatgatccagcaattctacttctgggactATACCCACAAGAAGTAAACCAGGGACACCAACAGATATTTGTACGcccatgttcagagcagcactgctCACAATGGCcgaaaggtggaaacagcccaaatgttcactgtcagatgaatggatgaatgaaacgTGTTCTATCCTTACTATGGAATATcgttcagccttaaaaagggaggaaattatGACACAGGCTACAACCTGGGTGAAACTTGAAAACGCTATGCTAAGTGTCAAAAACCAGATAAGGACACctactgtatgataccacttacatgagATTCTTAGTGCAGCTAaatttagagacagaaagtagagtagcGGTTGCCAGGGTCTGGAGGGAGGGGGACTGGGGAATTAAGGTTTAATgaatacagagtttcagttttgccagaTGAAAAACACTTTTGGAGATGGAAGTGGTGCCGACTGAAcaagaatgtgactgtattttacGCTActaaactgcacacttaaaagtggttaaaatggaaaatgttatgtTATGAATATTTTACCACGATAAAAATAATGTCACAAAAAGACTTCCAGAAATATATTGTCTCATAGTTCCGGTACATAAATACTTTCAGaataaattaatgataaaatgtcctaactataatggaaaagaataaagaaaataaaaatgtgtaataatATGTATTTCAATATATAAGGGTTTGGACACAGCTATACCAGAATAATGTAAACAAGGAGTAGGCCTTTGTGCTACTTATTATAATGGACACGTTTGGATAAGAAGTTAATATTGAACTGAATGTGTTGGACGTTTTCATATGCCCGTGAAGAATCTTCTTGAACATAATACAGCCAGACATTCGATTGGCCCGATTTATTGGTGATGCAAACACTGCAGGCAACATCGTCACAGGCACCATGATTTTCCAAAATGAGTAGGAAGGCTTGGTCAAGTTCCCACCTGGGGGTAGGGAGCTGCGGTGTTATACACCAGTTCCTGTTGGCTATTGGATGAGGGCTGCTCCTAGTAGGTGTTCATTCCCCAGAATTCCAGCTGCCCCGGGGCACACAGGCATGCAGATGCTGACAGCGAGAAGTGGCCCTCATACGCCACCAGTGCAGGTGACAGCTGGAAGTGGCCCACACACACCACCAGTGCAGGTGCTAAGGGGTAGGGGGAAGCACATGGCATCTGCTTCCGTCCAGGGGCAGACAAAAGACATCCAGGGTaaaggctggggagaggggcagcTCGCAGCAGGCAGTGGCAGGAGGACCCCAAGAGAACCAGGAGTGGGGGATGCATTTGCTGAGGCTCGCTAAGGGTGGAGGATGCCCACGGAGCGTGCCTGCAGCTCCTGGGAGTTCTTGGGCTGCAGTCCTGTCTCCCTGAGTCCTGTTCTCCCCGTGAAGACTTGTCATAGCGTGGAGGCCCCAAGGCTGGCCTCGGAGCCTAGGTTCCTCATTTTCTTGCTTGCACTGGCATCCTTAGGATGAACCCCCATTACTGAGTCACTGGAAAGTCTCTCTGCTTCGTACAGCCACGGAGCCCCTCTTTAGGGTCATCATGTTtaatgaggaggaggatgaagagttCTAGGGCCCCCACTTTGTTTATCTGTTGTTCTCATCCCTTTCGGCAAATTAAACTTATGCTAATACTCAAAACAACCTAGATAGGTAGTGTTATTAActtcatgttacagatgaggcaacggaggcacagagaggtaaagtgacttgcccaaaggcaCACAGTAAATGATGGAACCGGGAAAGGAACCTGGGTGATGTGGATCAGAGGCCCATCTCAGGCGTACTGCCTCTAACCATTAGTCTACAAAACCTCTCATTTAAGTAAAGTGATTTGCTGGCTCTGAACCTTGACCTTTTGTCACTGAGGGATACTCGTTTCACTGTCCCACTCAAGCTCTGCCCGTGACTTAGATGAAATTTGAGTCTAGGTTGGAGTGAAGAGCAGCCTTCTGGAGTTATGCAGGCCTGgggtcaaatcccagctctgccgctcgctggctgtgtgacctcggcaGTCAGCTacccctctctgtgcttctgagGCCTTTAGGAGGATTGAACAGGGTAATGCATGGGAATACTTGCAGAGAGCAAGTGCTCCTTGACACAGACGGTTATTATGGGTTCGGGGATTTGGACAGAGTCACTGGGACATCAGTGACCTCCTGGGTCTGCACGGGATATGGGGATCCAGCTGAACCCCACCTCTGGAGTCAGCCCAGCTGCAGTGCCTGGGACTAAGCGCGgcctgaaggagggagggatggagggagggacacCCTCCCCAGCACTGTGTTGGCCTCCTTGCCTCCCCTGATCCCGGAACCCAGGAGCCTGCCGGGGGGGCCTACCTGCTATAAACTGAGACCAGGCATGGACACCTCCTGCCCAAAACCTagaacacagcaggtgctcaataaacagcaGCCACATTCACGGCCAGCAGCCACAGCAGCAGAGAAAGCTTCAACTACAGCATCATAGCTggtcagcctctctgagcctcagtttccctatctgttaGATAGGATTAATAACTGCCTTCCAAGGTCGGCATTAGGATTCAACGAAGGGACGGGTGAATACAAAGCCCTAGCCCTGGGTCTCGTGCTCAGTGAGCACTGCTGGATAAGGCATAACCAGGCCTCTCTCtgtgagagggaggaaggggtgaggAGGGGTGGGTGCTGCCGTCCTCACATCCAGGGAGAGtcagcccctgcctcccacctgcctccctgcggggcacccctcacccaccccagcTCTCCGCTACCCACCAAAGTAAAAAGAACTCCAGGTGATTTCTCAGctgtgcatatttttttaaacgcACCGACGTCACAGAAAATCGccgtattttttaaatgtcttcctgGGGCCCCCAGAGGCCTCCCCCACGCCAGCTGCCTCAGCCGTGGGGAGGCTGCAGGTGGCCGGGACGGGCTCTGGGTGCCACGGAGGAGCCGAGTCAGGGTTGCCtcctggaggtgggaggggtgggggttggcCCCTGGGAAGCCAGCGTCGCCTGTCAGACTGGACAGTCCCGCCTATTCCCGcagcagggcagggcagcagaGGAGACTGACGTGGTACCTGGTGCAGCACGGCATCCCCCTTGGGCGGGATGAAGCCACTGAGGCGCACGGCAGTGATGGGGGTTGGGATGAACAGGGACGGGGGGGGCGGGATGAGGGCTCAGCCCTTGAGCTGAGGCCGCAGAAGGTCTCCGGCCAGGGGGACAATCGCTGTGATTGCGGGGAGGCACCACAGCATCAAGCTCACCCGGTCTCTGCAGGAGCCTCCCCAACCggtctccctgcttcccactTGGCCTCACCGTCTGTGCTCTGGGCCACAGCCAGAGCGGTCCTATTAAACCCAAAGGCAGACCATATCTCGCCTCCTTCAAACTCTCCGcggctcccaccccaccccagagaaAAGTCAGAGTTTCCCACAGCCTGCAGAGCCCCAAACGCCAAACTTACTCCCTGTCtgatcccctccccacctctcactTAACCCTCCTTGCTGTGTCTCCATCATGCAGCCACACTCCAGCCTGTGACCTTCGAGCCTgttcttcctctgcctggaatgttctcacGGCTCATTCAGGTCTGAGCTCAGACGTCACCCTCCTCGGAGCACAGTTCTCTGCCCACCACCCTATCACCCTGCATCCTTGTATCCTGCTTCCTTGTCCTTAGCCCTTCCCACCTCCTGAAGTTATATTCAAACTTTACTTGTTCATTTATGCTCTGTCTCTCTCATAGGTGAGTTTTGTGAGGGCAGAActttgttttgctcactgctgtgaCCTCAGGcttgcacagggcctggcatttgttgaataaatgaatgaaagtagaGACTGACAGAGAGATGGAGGGGGAATGATGGACAGGTGGAtgggagaaaggaaggatggatggaaggatgaatggatTAATGGGTGAAAGGATTGATGCAAGGATggaggaatggatggatggatgggaggaatggatgggtagatggatggatggagggatgggtggatggagggagagatgtaagatggatggatgaagggatggaaggatggagagatggatgggAGGGATatagaatggatggatggagggatggagggatggagggatggatggatggtggatggatggatggatagacggaCTGACTGACAGATGGAGACCAGGCAGATAGACACAAGATCACAGCAggatgtgtgtgtggttttgcGTTATAAGAACCGGAGCTTCCAGTAGGAGCACAGCTCACAGCCCTCCCTTGGGGATCTTGGAACCCTCAAGCCCCAGCCTCTTtcatcctgcccctcccctgggctcTACTTGGGGCCTGGCCCTCTCAAGAAGTGACGCGGAGGAACATGGCAGGTGGGGGACCAGCCCCAGGCTTTATTGAGCAGATTCTGGGGAAGGGTGGCCAGGCAGGCCCTCACCCCGGCCCTGGAGCCTCCTCTTCTTGCCCTTGCTGCCCCCCAGGGCGGGCCTGGGCCACTGGGGCCTGGGCGCCCTTCAGCTGCTGAGGAAGCAGCCCCGCTTGTGCCACTTCTGGTCACGGATGCGGCGCACAGACTGCAGCTGTGGCTGGTTGGCGTCCCACTCGTTCCAGTGGCGGTACTCGCCCCGCTCGAACACGTATTGGCGGCCGCGGTAGCCGGGGAACTCGTAGCCAACCCACCTGCAGGGAGACcgaggttggggggagggtggtCGGCCTCTAGTCTCTCGCCTGCAGCCAGACCGAGTCTTTTAAAACTAGCATCTCATCGTCTTCTCCACCTGCCTATATCCCTCCttggctccccagtgccctcgGGATGAATTCAAACTCCTAGTCCTGCTCACAAGATCCTTCATGAAGGATCTCTAGCTGCATCTCTCATTCATTCTTTACACCTCACACTCCAGCCTGTCTTCTTCTACTCTCCCTGAACCTGCATGTCTCTGAGCCTTtacacatgctgttccttctgcctggaatgcttttccttGCCTCATCCTTATTTTGGCCTCTCTTTCACTTATAGCCTTTGCATATCAATTCAGATATCTCCTCCTCCTGAAAGCCCCTCCTGATTCCCCTGGGCTGAACCAAGTGCCTCATGAGGACCCTCAGAGCCCCTGTGCATCCCCCATCACAATTCTGATCACAACAAATTGTGAATACTACTTCCTTGTCCATCTCTCTAGAAGACTGTGAAATTCATGAGGGAGGCATTGTAGAGTTTTTGTTGCCCCCATACCCTGACCATAGGTGATGCTTAGTAAAAAGTTGTTGAATATATTATTATCAGGTAGAGGTGGCACCTTTCAAGGCCCAACCCCAGATCACAAGCCCACAAGTGAGACGTGGTCACCTGGACAAAGGGATGGTGATCCTAAGATTCTATTAACAGAGATATCAAGCGTAGAAGGAGGGAGGTGATGAACCTGCTCTCCCATGTACTACTCAAGCCACACCTACATACATGCTGGATCCCCTGGTAAGAAGGACAAGGATTGTGAAGaggtgaaaaagacaaaaacaaaacaaacaaacaaaacacctgaCTTCAAGGGCCTAGGGATGTTCAGAAAAGGAGTGAAGACTGATGAAGACAGGTGGTGGGGGGGAACAAATTTCACttgattaagaaaaaagataaacctGTCTCTAAGTCAAGGCTCCCTGGAAATCCAATGGTACAGGAAGGCAAGCCATTGGACGTGCACATCACGGGGGGTCTTGAATGGGGCTTTGAGCAAGGCTGGTGTAGGGGCACTGACTCGAATGAAGGGCCTCCAGACCCAGAGGAGCAGGAAACGTCAGCTGTATAGGAAACTGAACAGAGATTCTGTTTGGAGCCAGATGCAAGCTAACTGGAGTACAGGGCAGTGGGGTCGGGTCCCTTACGTCCCGTTGATGGCCCGGGCGCTCGCCACGCGGTCCTGGAAGCCGTGAGCCCAGAGGCTGGGCACATCATCGTCCACTATCTCCATCTTGCGGCCGCCGAAAGCCGGGTTCTCAAACAGATGCAGCTTATGATCTGGACCATCCTGGGAGCAAAAGCACAGGGTGAACCGGCTGCTCCCGCGCCCagagcagggggcagggaggctccAGGAAAGAATCAAGTCACCACAAAATAACGCCCACCCCCAGGGCTGGTCTCCTTAGGAACCGTAGAGCCAGAGAGCCGTGAAACCAAGAGGGAGACTTTCAGGTCTGGTTAAACTCCGACGTTTAGCAGATGTGGAAACCAAGGTGCAGAGAGGATAGCAGGAGATCAGAACTATTCATGTAGAAACATCCCCTCTTTACGAAACCAGATCCTGAGTAGGTCTGCCCAGCTTTCCTCCTCCCAATCCCCTCCGAGGAGCATCAGTCGTTGTGAAAGGAGAAAGGACTGGGGCAGCTTCTGAGCGCGAGCGCagtaggtggtggtgggggggagcgCTATTTTACAGTGTCACCGTGGACCAAGTCTCTCTCGGTGCTGCAGAAACACAGGAGAGgacttgagctgttttgcagttACTTTCTGAAGCTGTTTTCCAGACTGTATGTCTTTGCCCGGAGCATGTGGGTCATGATGTTAATACGGTTACAAGGGCACGTACCAGTGCCCTGCTGGCTAATTCAAGCTGTGAGCCCTGGTGTCCTGACCCCCGGCCCAGCGCCCACTCAATAGCCAACTTCTTCTTGTCCCATGCAACCAGTTAGGTCAGAAATAATGAGGGCCCTTCCCAGGCCAGGTCCATGGCAGCCAAGCCCTTGGCAGAGCTTGTGAAAGGAGCTTGCCTCGCGTGCTCCCAGGGTGTCCTGCTTCTAGGAGCTGTACTTACAATTTGCAGAGGCCGGAGGGACAGGAGGCTGTCACTGTGGTGGCTGTTGGACCAGGCGTCCCAGCGAGGATAATCCCCCTTTTCCAGGACATACTGCTCCCCGCGGAAGGCCCTGCGCTCAAATGCCAGCCACCTGCAGGAGGAAAGAGGCCTGGGTCACCTCTGCTGCCCTGGGGGAGGACCCAGGTCTAGTGAGGGGGGTGCCCAAGAGCTGCTGACTTTTGACCTTGCACTTTCCCTCCAACCCTACTACttctgatccctggtcctggtATTGAAGGAGCTGCGAGAACATACTGGGAGTTGAGACTCTGAGCCAGAAAGCCATCCTGGGAAAGAGTACGGAGAATCTATTTT
Coding sequences within it:
- the CRYBB3 gene encoding beta-crystallin B3; the encoded protein is MAEPHSAPEQAAAGKSHGGLGGGYKVIVYEMENFQGKRCELSAECPNLTESLLEKVGSIQVESGPWLAFERRAFRGEQYVLEKGDYPRWDAWSNSHHSDSLLSLRPLQIDGPDHKLHLFENPAFGGRKMEIVDDDVPSLWAHGFQDRVASARAINGTWVGYEFPGYRGRQYVFERGEYRHWNEWDANQPQLQSVRRIRDQKWHKRGCFLSS